From the genome of Pantoea alfalfae, one region includes:
- the emrA gene encoding multidrug efflux MFS transporter periplasmic adaptor subunit EmrA, with product MSATAEAQSPQPSASKKRKRKSVLIVLALIFVLIGIAWGAYWFLVLRHFQETDDAYVAGNQVQVMAQVSGSVNKVWFEDTDFVKKGDVLVSLDKTDAEQAFEKAQTALATSVRQTHQLMINGKQYQASITLQQTALAQAEADLKRREPLGAANLIGREELQHARDAVATAKAQLDVAIQQYNANQAMILNTSLENQPAVQQSAAELRDAWLALQRTEIRSPMDGFVSRRSVQVGSQISTSTPLLAVVPATNLWVDANFKETQLAGVRIGQPATVVADIYGDEVVYQGKVVGLDMGTGSAFSLLPAQNATGNWIKVVQRLPVRIELNQDDIARHPLRIGLSTLVKIDTTSKEGSALATSARQQAAYSSNALAIDLTPVNQLITDIVRANAG from the coding sequence ATGAGTGCAACGGCAGAAGCACAAAGCCCGCAACCGTCAGCCAGTAAGAAAAGAAAGCGCAAAAGTGTGCTCATTGTGCTGGCGCTTATCTTTGTGCTGATTGGTATTGCCTGGGGCGCCTACTGGTTCCTGGTCCTGCGCCATTTTCAGGAGACTGATGACGCCTACGTTGCGGGCAATCAGGTGCAGGTGATGGCACAGGTCTCCGGTAGCGTGAATAAGGTCTGGTTTGAAGATACCGATTTCGTCAAAAAAGGCGATGTACTGGTTTCACTTGATAAGACCGATGCCGAGCAGGCGTTTGAAAAAGCCCAGACGGCTCTGGCTACCAGCGTGCGTCAGACGCATCAGCTGATGATCAATGGCAAACAGTATCAGGCCAGCATCACGCTGCAGCAGACCGCACTGGCACAGGCAGAGGCGGACCTGAAACGCCGTGAACCGTTAGGCGCAGCCAACCTGATTGGCCGTGAAGAGTTGCAGCACGCCCGTGACGCCGTTGCAACGGCTAAAGCGCAGCTGGACGTGGCCATTCAGCAATACAATGCCAATCAGGCGATGATCCTCAACACCTCGCTGGAAAATCAGCCTGCCGTGCAACAGAGCGCGGCTGAACTGCGTGACGCCTGGCTGGCGCTGCAGCGCACCGAAATCCGCAGCCCGATGGATGGCTTTGTCTCCCGTCGCAGCGTACAGGTCGGTTCGCAAATTTCTACCAGCACCCCGCTGCTCGCTGTCGTACCTGCCACCAATCTGTGGGTCGATGCGAATTTCAAAGAGACGCAGCTGGCTGGAGTCCGTATCGGTCAGCCTGCCACCGTGGTCGCCGATATCTACGGTGACGAAGTGGTTTATCAGGGTAAAGTGGTGGGTCTGGATATGGGCACCGGCAGCGCCTTCTCTTTGCTGCCAGCACAGAACGCCACTGGTAACTGGATTAAAGTGGTTCAGCGTCTGCCGGTCCGTATCGAACTGAATCAGGATGATATCGCCAGACATCCGCTGCGCATCGGCCTCTCCACGCTGGTCAAAATCGATACCACCAGCAAAGAGGGTAGCGCGCTTGCCACCAGCGCCCGTCAGCAGGCCGCTTACAGTAGTAATGCTCTGGCGATTGACCTTACGCCGGTCAATCAGCTGATCACCGATATCGTCCGCGCCAACGCCGGATGA
- the mprA gene encoding transcriptional repressor MprA, with translation MESSFTPIEQMLNIRANRHKDFPLQEIILTRLCMHMQGKLLDNRNKMLKAQGINETLFMALITLDAQENHSIQPSELSSALGSSRTNATRIADELEKRGWIERRESDHDRRCLHLHLTDKGIEFLRQLLPPQHQSLQYLWSSLSVDEKSQLEGITRKLLNRLDKMDEDQLIASLSR, from the coding sequence ATGGAAAGTTCGTTTACTCCCATTGAGCAGATGCTAAACATCCGTGCCAATCGCCATAAGGATTTTCCGTTACAGGAAATTATTCTGACGCGTCTCTGTATGCATATGCAGGGTAAACTGCTGGACAACCGCAATAAGATGCTGAAAGCACAGGGTATTAATGAGACCCTGTTTATGGCGTTGATTACGCTGGATGCGCAGGAAAATCACAGCATTCAGCCCTCTGAGCTCAGTTCTGCCCTTGGCTCTTCACGCACCAATGCTACGCGCATTGCTGATGAGCTGGAGAAGCGCGGCTGGATTGAGCGTCGCGAAAGCGATCACGACCGTCGCTGCCTGCACCTGCATCTGACCGATAAAGGCATAGAATTCCTGCGTCAGCTGCTGCCACCTCAGCATCAGAGCCTGCAGTATCTTTGGTCGTCGCTGTCAGTCGATGAGAAGTCTCAGCTGGAAGGCATTACCCGTAAGTTGCTTAATCGTCTTGATAAAATGGATGAAGATCAGCTGATCGCCTCGCTGTCCCGCTAA
- a CDS encoding MFS transporter — protein sequence MNATRQGLTPALVVLMSVATGLCVASNYYVQPLLNTIAQQFDLSVSLAGFIVTTAQLGYACGLLLLVPLGDRFERRSLIVTMILLAAAGMVIIALSHTFLFLLLGTIMTGLFSVAAQILVPLAATLAEPERRGKIVGTVMSGLLLGILLARTVAGGLAQLGGWRTVYWTASLLMIVMALALWRSLPRVKQSMAMSYPQLLASIFRLYAGNRVIRTRAWTGCLSFANFSLLWTSMAFLLSGAPYHFSEGRIGLLGLVGAAGALAARQAGSLADKGKAKLTTRLGLLLMLLSWAAIAWGAEQLVPLIVGILLLDLAVQAVHITNQSVIYAQMPEARNRLNAGYMTSYFIGGAAGSLLSATAYHLWGWYGVCGAGALLTLINLLIWAGGSRFEPEKIN from the coding sequence ATGAATGCGACTCGCCAGGGTCTGACGCCTGCTTTAGTGGTCCTGATGTCGGTAGCAACCGGCCTCTGCGTAGCCAGTAACTATTACGTTCAGCCACTGCTTAATACTATCGCCCAACAGTTTGATCTCTCTGTTAGCCTCGCCGGGTTTATTGTCACCACGGCGCAACTCGGCTACGCCTGCGGTCTTCTGTTGCTGGTGCCGCTGGGCGATCGCTTTGAACGACGCAGCCTGATTGTGACGATGATCCTGCTGGCTGCGGCGGGCATGGTAATTATCGCCCTGTCGCACACGTTCCTCTTTTTACTGCTGGGCACGATCATGACCGGCCTGTTTTCGGTCGCCGCACAAATTCTGGTGCCGCTGGCCGCCACGCTGGCCGAGCCAGAGCGGCGCGGCAAAATCGTTGGGACGGTCATGAGCGGTCTGCTGCTGGGGATTCTGCTGGCACGCACCGTGGCAGGTGGCCTGGCGCAGCTCGGCGGCTGGCGCACGGTTTACTGGACCGCCAGTCTGCTGATGATTGTTATGGCGCTGGCGCTTTGGCGATCGTTGCCACGCGTAAAGCAGTCAATGGCCATGAGCTATCCGCAACTGCTGGCTTCCATCTTTCGTCTGTATGCAGGCAATCGGGTGATCCGCACACGCGCCTGGACCGGCTGTCTCTCCTTTGCCAATTTCAGCCTGCTCTGGACCTCAATGGCATTTCTGCTCTCCGGCGCGCCTTATCATTTTTCTGAGGGCAGGATTGGTTTGCTGGGATTAGTGGGTGCTGCGGGTGCGCTGGCCGCACGTCAGGCGGGTTCACTGGCCGACAAAGGTAAAGCGAAGCTGACCACCCGACTGGGCCTGCTGCTTATGCTGCTCTCCTGGGCCGCCATTGCGTGGGGTGCGGAGCAGCTTGTGCCGCTGATCGTCGGTATCCTGCTACTGGATCTGGCGGTGCAGGCCGTGCATATCACCAACCAGAGCGTGATTTATGCGCAGATGCCGGAGGCGCGAAACCGTCTGAATGCCGGTTACATGACCAGCTACTTTATCGGCGGCGCGGCGGGCTCGCTGCTCTCCGCTACCGCTTACCATCTTTGGGGCTGGTATGGCGTCTGTGGAGCTGGCGCGCTACTGACGCTGATTAATCTGCTGATTTGGGCAGGGGGATCGCGCTTTGAGCCGGAAAAAATCAACTGA